One genomic segment of Novosphingobium sp. RL4 includes these proteins:
- a CDS encoding FAD:protein FMN transferase, which yields MRLAVPLDIDPGVLADWRQDAPVIDLGGETMGTTWRLRLAAPENFDRTAIVEAIEARLEDILAQMSHWRADSVLGRFNRAAAGTWISLPPAFAGVMTAGFAIAEVTDAAFDPAIGAIVDLWGYGPVPVAAPPSADALAGARAVSGWRKLTFDADSHRLLQPGGLRLDLSGIAKGHAVDALAALLRERGCNHFLVEIGGELVGSGMKPDGDPWWVDLETPTCDIPPLRIALHQLAVATSGDYVRGRHTIDPRSALPVEHAMAVSVVHRSAMLADAWATALCVEPPEAMRERATRENLAVRALCRAGDQGEGRIEEWISPALAALLVAP from the coding sequence TTGCGACTGGCCGTGCCGCTCGACATCGATCCGGGCGTCCTTGCCGACTGGCGACAGGACGCCCCGGTCATCGACCTCGGCGGGGAGACCATGGGAACAACCTGGCGCCTCCGCCTGGCGGCGCCCGAAAACTTCGACCGGACCGCGATCGTCGAGGCGATCGAGGCCCGGCTCGAGGATATTCTTGCCCAGATGAGTCACTGGCGGGCGGACTCGGTGCTCGGCCGGTTCAATCGCGCTGCGGCGGGAACGTGGATCTCGCTGCCGCCCGCCTTTGCCGGTGTCATGACCGCGGGGTTTGCCATCGCCGAAGTGACCGATGCCGCCTTCGATCCCGCGATCGGTGCCATCGTCGATCTTTGGGGTTACGGCCCCGTCCCGGTCGCGGCACCGCCGAGTGCGGACGCGCTTGCCGGGGCCCGTGCGGTTTCCGGCTGGCGGAAGCTGACCTTCGATGCCGACAGCCACCGCCTGCTCCAGCCCGGCGGCCTGCGGCTGGACCTTTCCGGCATCGCCAAGGGCCATGCCGTCGATGCCCTTGCCGCGCTGCTGCGCGAAAGGGGCTGCAACCATTTCCTTGTCGAGATCGGCGGTGAGCTCGTCGGTTCGGGGATGAAGCCGGACGGCGATCCCTGGTGGGTCGATCTCGAAACGCCGACCTGCGATATTCCGCCCTTACGCATCGCCCTGCACCAGCTCGCCGTGGCGACCTCGGGAGACTATGTGCGCGGCCGCCACACCATCGACCCGCGCAGCGCCCTGCCCGTGGAACATGCCATGGCCGTCAGCGTGGTCCATCGCAGCGCCATGCTGGCCGATGCCTGGGCCACTGCGCTCTGTGTCGAGCCGCCCGAGGCCATGCGCGAACGGGCCACCCGCGAGAATCTGGCGGTTCGGGCGCTGTGCCGCGCGGGAGACCAAGGCGAGGGCCGGATCGAGGAGTGGATCAGCCCCGCCCTTGCGGCCCTCCTCGTCGCGCCCTGA
- a CDS encoding DUF4198 domain-containing protein, with the protein MRYSHILIASAAVAAALASPASAHRQWLLPSTTTLAGTSEYVTVDAAVSNDLFYPDHFPMSPEQVTVWAPDGSEGKIENPATGRYRATFDVKIDKPGTWKIGTQRSAIMGSFKVNGEDWRLGGRGRPMGAGGPGAGGPGAGGPGAGGPGAGGPGGAPGAGGAPVRSVATVADIPANATDVKLTESISGNYIYVTADAPTKTVFTPTGKGLEIDPITHPDELVSNEEGQFRFLIDGKPAAGVKVTVVPGSKKYREAEQAQELTTGADGVLHVKWPVAGMYWINASASDNKPSEKRATERRMSYTATVEVVAP; encoded by the coding sequence ATGCGCTACAGCCATATCCTGATCGCCTCGGCCGCCGTGGCCGCCGCTCTTGCCTCGCCCGCTTCGGCGCACCGCCAGTGGCTCCTGCCGTCCACCACCACACTCGCCGGCACCAGCGAATACGTGACCGTCGATGCGGCGGTATCGAACGATCTGTTCTATCCCGACCATTTCCCGATGAGCCCCGAACAGGTCACCGTCTGGGCTCCTGACGGCAGCGAAGGCAAGATCGAGAACCCGGCCACCGGCCGTTACCGCGCGACGTTCGACGTCAAGATCGACAAGCCCGGCACCTGGAAGATCGGCACCCAGCGCTCGGCGATCATGGGCAGCTTCAAGGTGAACGGCGAAGACTGGCGCCTGGGCGGACGCGGCCGCCCGATGGGCGCCGGCGGTCCCGGTGCAGGCGGCCCCGGTGCGGGTGGTCCCGGTGCGGGTGGTCCCGGTGCGGGTGGTCCCGGAGGGGCGCCCGGCGCCGGCGGCGCGCCGGTGCGCAGTGTCGCAACCGTGGCGGACATTCCGGCCAATGCCACCGACGTGAAGCTGACCGAATCGATTTCCGGCAACTACATCTACGTGACCGCCGATGCGCCGACGAAGACCGTCTTCACGCCCACCGGCAAGGGCCTGGAAATCGATCCGATCACGCACCCGGACGAGCTGGTGTCCAACGAAGAGGGGCAGTTCCGCTTCCTGATCGACGGCAAGCCCGCCGCCGGCGTCAAGGTTACCGTGGTCCCCGGCAGCAAGAAGTACCGCGAGGCCGAACAGGCCCAGGAACTGACGACCGGCGCCGACGGCGTGCTCCACGTCAAGTGGCCGGTCGCCGGAATGTACTGGATCAACGCCAGCGCCAGCGACAACAAGCCCAGCGAAAAGCGCGCCACCGAGCGCCGCATGAGCTACACCGCCACCGTCGAAGTGGTCGCGCCCTGA
- a CDS encoding DUF2271 domain-containing protein: MTTSKVLPALPLLAPALVAGTIATPAAAATVSVTIPRINVAEYHRPYVVGWLEPAAGGPARTVFVWYDVKKAGREPGTKWLADLRTWWRKGGRSLNLPADGLSGATRAPGTYQIPLPANLPAGQYVFKVEAARETGGRELVSVPVTVPVKKAGSASGSSELGAITIR, from the coding sequence ATGACGACATCGAAGGTACTGCCAGCGCTTCCACTTCTGGCCCCGGCGCTCGTCGCCGGGACCATCGCCACCCCGGCTGCCGCGGCGACCGTGAGCGTGACGATCCCGCGCATCAACGTCGCGGAATACCATCGTCCCTACGTCGTCGGCTGGCTCGAACCAGCCGCCGGCGGCCCGGCCCGCACCGTTTTCGTGTGGTACGACGTCAAGAAGGCCGGCCGCGAGCCCGGCACGAAGTGGCTGGCGGACCTGCGCACATGGTGGCGCAAGGGCGGCCGTTCGCTCAACCTGCCCGCAGACGGCCTGAGCGGCGCCACCCGCGCGCCCGGCACCTACCAGATCCCCCTGCCCGCCAATCTTCCGGCGGGACAGTATGTCTTCAAAGTGGAAGCCGCGCGTGAAACCGGCGGGCGCGAACTCGTCTCGGTTCCGGTCACCGTTCCCGTCAAGAAGGCCGGCTCGGCATCGGGCAGTTCCGAACTGGGTGCGATCACCATCCGCTGA
- a CDS encoding PepSY-associated TM helix domain-containing protein: MRPAAARRAPAKKKNKKARAFWLKQLHTWHWVSAAVSLAGMFLFAITGITLNHAASISAEPKVVQSEGKIAPGLLRSLPPAGDGTAPLPANVARAVAAAVPLDPAGFPADWSAEDEVYVAMPGPGRDAWVSIDRSNGAISAEVTNRGTVSYLNDLHKGRNTGSVWFWFIDLFAAACVVFTVTGLFLLQLHARHRPSTWPLVGLSLLIPLAIALIFIH, translated from the coding sequence GTGCGTCCTGCCGCCGCCCGCCGCGCTCCCGCGAAGAAGAAGAACAAGAAGGCCCGCGCCTTCTGGCTCAAGCAGCTTCACACCTGGCACTGGGTGAGCGCCGCGGTTTCGCTTGCGGGAATGTTCCTGTTCGCCATCACCGGCATCACGCTCAACCATGCGGCATCGATCAGCGCGGAACCCAAGGTGGTACAGAGCGAAGGCAAGATCGCGCCCGGCCTCCTGCGTAGCCTGCCCCCCGCCGGAGACGGCACCGCGCCGCTTCCCGCCAATGTCGCCAGGGCAGTGGCCGCCGCCGTTCCCCTCGATCCCGCCGGTTTCCCGGCGGACTGGTCCGCCGAGGACGAGGTCTATGTCGCCATGCCCGGCCCGGGCCGCGACGCATGGGTCAGCATCGACCGTTCCAACGGCGCGATTTCCGCCGAAGTGACCAATCGCGGCACGGTTTCCTACCTCAACGACCTGCACAAGGGCCGCAACACCGGCTCGGTGTGGTTCTGGTTCATCGATCTCTTCGCGGCGGCCTGCGTCGTGTTCACGGTGACCGGCCTGTTCCTCCTCCAGCTTCACGCCAGACATCGGCCCTCGACCTGGCCGCTGGTCGGGCTGAGCCTGCTGATCCCGCTCGCGATCGCCCTGATATTCATCCACTGA
- a CDS encoding glycoside hydrolase family 27 protein, protein MKRALVLAAALLGTALSPAAPALAKTAYDGVWLFDDTPPTPGVTMMEVTSKGGKIAGTVTTKWYGPVEMMNPRVENGELKFEARNLNDKEHLTRPWSVALEGGQAHLKGRIWESEVDSKGYKGKAKDARARAFQFAALPPLGTPIPNRLAATPPMGWSSWNKFAEHIDDKTVRAQADAMVSTGLRDAGYLYINIDDGWQGKRDANGVLQPNEKFPDMKALTDYVHSRGLKIGIYSSQGPRTCAGYEGSYGHVAQDAKTYAEWGFDYLKYDLCSGEWFYADADTVKRSYYEMGAALQATGREFIFSLCEYGRFDVGSWGRDVGGQLWRTTGDITDDYPTMAKIGFDKNGKPDWAGPHGWNDPDMLEVGNGGMSADEYRTHMTLWAMSAAPLMMGHDLRETSAETLAMLTNRRVIAVDQDARGVQGKAVRKAGSMEVWAKPLADGRVALALFNRGETAASLSLTPADAGLAAISQVEDLWTGVKAAKLPASYTVPARGAVMLTVGG, encoded by the coding sequence ATGAAACGCGCCCTCGTGCTGGCTGCCGCCCTGCTTGGCACCGCCCTTTCGCCTGCTGCGCCTGCCCTTGCCAAGACCGCCTACGACGGCGTCTGGCTGTTCGACGACACCCCGCCCACGCCGGGCGTGACGATGATGGAAGTCACCTCGAAGGGCGGCAAGATCGCCGGCACCGTAACCACCAAATGGTACGGCCCGGTCGAGATGATGAACCCGCGCGTCGAGAACGGCGAACTGAAGTTCGAGGCCCGCAACCTCAACGACAAGGAGCACCTTACCCGCCCGTGGAGCGTCGCGCTTGAAGGCGGGCAGGCCCATCTCAAGGGCAGGATCTGGGAATCCGAGGTCGACAGCAAGGGTTACAAGGGCAAGGCGAAGGACGCCAGGGCGCGCGCCTTCCAGTTCGCCGCACTGCCCCCGCTCGGCACGCCGATCCCCAACAGGCTGGCCGCCACCCCGCCGATGGGCTGGAGCAGCTGGAACAAGTTCGCCGAGCACATCGATGACAAGACCGTGCGCGCGCAGGCCGATGCCATGGTCTCTACCGGCCTTCGCGATGCCGGCTACCTCTACATCAACATCGACGATGGCTGGCAGGGCAAGCGCGACGCCAATGGCGTGCTACAGCCCAACGAGAAGTTTCCGGACATGAAGGCGCTGACCGACTATGTCCATTCCAGGGGGCTGAAGATCGGCATCTACTCCTCGCAGGGGCCGCGCACTTGCGCCGGCTACGAAGGCAGCTACGGCCACGTCGCGCAGGATGCGAAGACTTATGCCGAATGGGGCTTCGACTACCTGAAGTACGACCTGTGCTCGGGCGAGTGGTTCTATGCCGATGCCGATACCGTGAAGCGCAGCTACTACGAAATGGGCGCCGCCCTTCAGGCGACGGGGCGCGAGTTCATCTTCTCGCTCTGCGAATATGGCCGCTTCGACGTGGGAAGCTGGGGCCGCGACGTCGGCGGCCAGCTGTGGCGCACGACCGGCGACATCACCGACGACTATCCGACAATGGCCAAAATCGGCTTCGACAAAAACGGCAAACCCGATTGGGCCGGGCCGCATGGCTGGAACGATCCGGACATGCTCGAAGTCGGCAACGGCGGGATGAGCGCGGACGAATACCGCACGCACATGACGCTCTGGGCCATGTCCGCCGCGCCGCTGATGATGGGCCATGACTTGCGCGAAACCAGTGCCGAAACGCTGGCGATGCTGACCAACAGGCGCGTCATCGCCGTAGATCAGGATGCCAGGGGCGTCCAGGGCAAGGCCGTGCGCAAGGCGGGCTCGATGGAAGTCTGGGCCAAGCCGCTGGCAGACGGCCGCGTTGCCCTGGCCCTGTTCAACCGCGGCGAGACCGCGGCCTCGCTCTCGCTGACACCTGCCGATGCCGGTCTGGCCGCAATCTCGCAGGTCGAAGACCTGTGGACCGGGGTCAAGGCCGCGAAACTGCCCGCAAGCTACACGGTCCCCGCTCGCGGTGCGGTGATGCTCACCGTCGGGGGCTGA
- a CDS encoding amino acid permease: protein MLGPRKSIEKLSQRDSGHSLAKTLSWPHLIALGVGAIVGTGIYTLTGVGAERAGPAVILAFAIAGAVCACAALAYAEMATMIPAAGSAYTFSYAAMGETIAWIVGWSLILEYSLACSTVAVGWSGYLVGWIQSAGIHLPHALLVGPHGGGIVNLPAVLVALAVMGMLIAGTRESATLNIVLVIIKLVALTIFVVMALPAFQGGNLEPFMPYGFGSTEVEGQKRGVMAAAAIVFFAFYGFDAVATSAEEAKNPGRDLTIGIIGSMVVCTAIYMAVAITAIGALPFQQLANSPEPLALVLRQLGQPVAAHLIAFAAVLALPSVILVMMYGQSRVFFVMARDGLLPRSLAKISPRTGAPTRITLMTGISIAVVAGIFRLDEIAELANAGTLIAFISVGACLMILRRRAPDLKRLFRCPQPYVVGTLTILGCAYLLFSLPESTLVRFGAWNVIGLLVYFLYGRSRSEAGREAAAAVA from the coding sequence ATGCTCGGACCGCGTAAATCGATAGAAAAACTCTCACAACGCGACTCCGGGCATTCCCTGGCCAAGACCCTGAGCTGGCCTCACCTGATCGCCCTTGGCGTCGGCGCCATCGTCGGCACCGGCATCTACACCCTGACCGGCGTCGGCGCGGAGCGCGCGGGACCGGCCGTGATCCTCGCCTTCGCGATCGCCGGCGCGGTCTGCGCCTGCGCCGCGCTTGCCTATGCGGAAATGGCGACGATGATCCCGGCCGCCGGCAGCGCCTACACCTTCTCCTATGCCGCCATGGGCGAAACCATCGCCTGGATCGTCGGCTGGAGCCTGATTCTCGAATATTCGCTGGCCTGCTCCACCGTCGCGGTCGGCTGGTCCGGATATCTGGTCGGCTGGATCCAGTCGGCGGGCATCCATCTGCCCCACGCGCTGCTGGTCGGCCCGCACGGCGGCGGCATCGTCAACCTGCCTGCCGTGCTGGTGGCGCTGGCCGTCATGGGCATGCTGATCGCCGGCACCCGCGAAAGCGCCACGCTCAACATCGTGCTGGTCATCATCAAGCTCGTCGCGCTCACGATCTTCGTCGTCATGGCGCTGCCCGCCTTCCAGGGCGGCAACCTTGAACCCTTCATGCCCTACGGCTTCGGCAGCACCGAAGTGGAAGGGCAGAAGCGCGGGGTCATGGCCGCCGCCGCCATCGTGTTCTTCGCCTTCTACGGCTTCGACGCAGTCGCCACTTCGGCCGAGGAAGCCAAGAACCCCGGCCGCGACCTTACCATCGGCATCATCGGCTCGATGGTCGTCTGCACCGCGATCTACATGGCCGTTGCGATTACCGCGATCGGCGCCCTGCCCTTCCAGCAGCTTGCCAACTCGCCCGAACCGCTCGCCCTCGTGCTGCGCCAGCTCGGCCAGCCGGTTGCCGCGCACCTGATCGCCTTTGCCGCCGTGCTCGCCCTGCCTTCCGTCATCCTCGTGATGATGTACGGCCAGAGCCGCGTGTTCTTCGTCATGGCCCGCGACGGCCTGCTGCCGCGCAGCCTCGCCAAGATCAGCCCGCGCACCGGCGCCCCCACCCGCATCACGCTGATGACCGGCATCTCGATCGCGGTCGTCGCCGGTATCTTCCGTCTCGACGAGATCGCGGAACTCGCCAATGCCGGCACCCTGATCGCCTTCATCTCGGTCGGCGCGTGCCTGATGATCCTGCGCCGCCGTGCGCCGGACCTGAAGCGCCTGTTCCGCTGCCCGCAGCCTTACGTTGTCGGTACGCTGACGATCCTGGGCTGCGCCTATCTGCTGTTCAGCCTGCCCGAGAGCACACTGGTCCGCTTCGGCGCCTGGAACGTGATCGGCCTCCTCGTCTACTTCCTCTACGGCCGCAGCCGCAGCGAAGCCGGACGCGAGGCAGCGGCGGCAGTGGCCTGA
- a CDS encoding GntR family transcriptional regulator, with protein sequence MTIVVRTLAERIFDVIRERIVEGKLPVMEPVRQDALAAELGVSKIPLREALARLEHEGLLTSQANRGWFVRPMSSDQAEEIYLLRLATEPAAAAYACTKADDADRQAAIKAFEVLDAAAKENLSDVAVRNREYHVALVRPGKRLLTTQLVERLEVLAERYVIAHLEPAGRGDRAHMEHRDLLDAWIAGEADKVQGLLTQHIASTLDDLRAHFTASQTTG encoded by the coding sequence GTGACAATCGTCGTCCGCACCCTTGCTGAACGCATTTTCGACGTGATCCGCGAAAGGATCGTCGAAGGAAAGCTCCCCGTGATGGAGCCGGTCCGGCAGGATGCGCTGGCCGCAGAACTGGGCGTGAGCAAGATCCCGCTGCGTGAAGCGCTGGCGCGGCTCGAACATGAGGGTCTGCTGACCAGCCAGGCCAATCGCGGCTGGTTCGTCCGCCCGATGTCGAGCGATCAGGCCGAAGAGATCTATCTCCTGCGCCTTGCGACCGAACCCGCCGCCGCAGCCTATGCCTGCACCAAGGCCGATGATGCCGACCGGCAGGCCGCGATCAAGGCCTTCGAAGTGCTTGACGCCGCGGCCAAGGAAAATCTCAGCGACGTTGCCGTGCGCAACCGCGAATACCACGTCGCCCTGGTCCGCCCGGGCAAGCGCCTGCTTACCACGCAGCTTGTCGAGCGCCTCGAAGTGCTCGCCGAACGCTATGTGATCGCCCACCTCGAACCGGCGGGCCGCGGCGACCGCGCGCATATGGAACACCGTGACCTGCTCGATGCCTGGATCGCCGGAGAGGCGGACAAGGTGCAGGGCCTGCTCACCCAGCACATCGCCAGCACGCTTGACGACTTGCGCGCTCATTTTACCGCCAGCCAGACAACCGGCTGA
- a CDS encoding NAD(P)/FAD-dependent oxidoreductase: MGSIGIVGGGVVGLCTGIELLEAGHQVALVDDDTEGKAASWGNAGHIAVEQVEPLASMDMVRSLPQRLFLRGGPLGFPPAAMAEWVPFGLRLLAAARPARFRKGCEALAPLLAGSMPAWISMTERIGAPELLRQDGHFVLWHGESAAREGRASWQAAETGTAQVHEATPAELAMLSGLGKQPVAGAIRFSGSGQIADLGDLRTALRKAFAERGGTFVARRGELRMAGGRVEIGGVDAEQVLVCAGVRSRELMEHLGHKVPMIAERGYHVRADAGVWAADLPPVVFEERSMIVTRYRSAVQAASFVELGTVDAPADPRKWERLERHVAELGLPIGGPFRRWMGCRPTLPDYLPAIGRSTKASNLFYAFGHQHLGLTLAPITARLVTSMVAGKQPELPLAPFDIQRFA; the protein is encoded by the coding sequence GTGGGGTCCATTGGAATTGTCGGTGGCGGGGTGGTCGGGCTCTGCACGGGCATCGAATTGCTCGAAGCAGGGCACCAGGTTGCGCTTGTCGATGACGATACCGAGGGCAAGGCGGCATCCTGGGGCAACGCGGGGCACATCGCGGTCGAACAGGTGGAACCGCTTGCCTCCATGGACATGGTGCGCAGCCTGCCGCAGCGCCTGTTCCTGCGCGGCGGACCGCTGGGCTTCCCGCCTGCCGCCATGGCGGAATGGGTGCCTTTCGGGCTGCGCCTGCTTGCCGCCGCCCGTCCGGCGCGGTTCCGCAAGGGCTGCGAGGCCCTGGCACCGCTTCTGGCCGGCTCGATGCCTGCGTGGATTTCGATGACCGAGCGCATCGGGGCGCCGGAACTGCTTCGCCAGGATGGCCATTTCGTGCTCTGGCACGGGGAAAGCGCCGCTCGCGAAGGCCGTGCTTCATGGCAGGCGGCGGAAACCGGTACCGCGCAAGTGCATGAGGCGACACCGGCCGAACTGGCGATGCTGTCCGGTCTCGGCAAGCAGCCGGTAGCCGGCGCGATCCGTTTCTCCGGTAGCGGCCAGATCGCGGACCTCGGCGATTTGCGGACTGCCTTGCGCAAGGCTTTCGCCGAGCGGGGTGGTACTTTCGTGGCCCGGCGCGGGGAATTGCGGATGGCGGGAGGCCGCGTCGAGATCGGCGGTGTCGATGCCGAGCAGGTGCTGGTCTGTGCGGGCGTGCGCTCGCGCGAATTGATGGAGCATCTCGGCCACAAGGTGCCGATGATCGCCGAACGCGGCTATCACGTCCGCGCCGATGCCGGCGTGTGGGCTGCCGACCTGCCGCCGGTGGTCTTCGAGGAACGCTCGATGATCGTCACGCGCTATCGAAGCGCAGTGCAGGCGGCGAGTTTCGTCGAACTCGGGACGGTCGATGCGCCTGCCGATCCGCGCAAGTGGGAGCGGCTGGAGCGCCATGTCGCGGAGCTTGGCCTGCCCATCGGAGGGCCGTTCCGCCGCTGGATGGGCTGCCGCCCGACCCTGCCGGACTATCTTCCCGCCATCGGCCGCTCGACGAAGGCATCCAATCTCTTCTATGCCTTCGGTCATCAGCACCTAGGGCTTACACTTGCGCCGATCACGGCGCGGCTGGTCACATCGATGGTCGCGGGCAAGCAGCCGGAGCTGCCGCTCGCGCCGTTCGATATCCAGCGCTTCGCATAA
- a CDS encoding Xaa-Pro peptidase family protein, which translates to MIGGSTAEIELAGLEAWADRAPAIAVAEREARMARAAELTDRLGADALLVNAGASLRYFSGLPWGQTERLVAMLLVPGRKPIMICPHFEIGTLEADLAIPVDIRSWQEDEDPVALVVRVLAEIGAKTLAIDPELPFHFAERIRQGGSARPVDAMPVIKQCRMVKSAAELALMQQAKNMTLLVHQAAARILRPGIRQSEVVHFIDAAHRKLGASGSSFCIVQFGEATAYPHGLPGDRELKEGQLVLVDTGCTIQGYHSDITRTYAFGDVSQDIRRIWDIEKEAQQAAFDAVRPGEPCEAVDYAARVVLEKAGLGPDYNLPGLPHRTGHGIGLSIHEPAYLVRGDKTPLEPGMCFSNEPMIVVPQKFGVRLEDHMFVTETGAQWFTQPQVAIDRPFA; encoded by the coding sequence ATGATTGGCGGATCGACCGCAGAGATCGAACTGGCCGGGCTCGAAGCCTGGGCCGACCGCGCCCCGGCCATCGCCGTGGCCGAGCGCGAGGCGCGGATGGCACGCGCGGCGGAACTGACGGACCGGCTCGGCGCCGATGCGCTGCTGGTCAATGCCGGAGCCTCGCTGCGCTACTTCTCGGGCCTGCCCTGGGGGCAGACCGAACGTCTTGTCGCCATGCTGCTCGTCCCCGGACGCAAGCCGATCATGATCTGCCCGCATTTCGAGATCGGCACGCTGGAAGCCGATCTCGCGATTCCGGTGGACATCCGTTCGTGGCAGGAAGACGAAGATCCGGTCGCACTGGTGGTTCGGGTGCTTGCGGAAATCGGCGCGAAGACGTTGGCGATTGACCCGGAACTGCCCTTCCACTTCGCCGAGCGCATCCGGCAGGGCGGTTCGGCCAGGCCGGTCGATGCGATGCCGGTCATCAAGCAGTGCCGCATGGTCAAGTCCGCCGCGGAACTTGCGCTGATGCAGCAGGCCAAGAACATGACCCTGCTGGTCCATCAGGCTGCCGCGCGCATCCTGCGCCCCGGTATCCGCCAGAGCGAGGTGGTCCACTTCATCGATGCCGCGCATCGCAAGCTCGGCGCCAGCGGGTCGAGCTTCTGCATCGTCCAGTTCGGTGAGGCGACCGCCTATCCGCACGGGCTTCCGGGCGACCGCGAGCTGAAGGAAGGCCAGCTCGTGCTCGTCGACACGGGCTGCACCATCCAGGGCTACCATTCCGACATCACCCGCACTTACGCTTTCGGCGATGTCTCGCAGGATATCCGCCGCATCTGGGACATCGAGAAGGAAGCCCAGCAGGCCGCCTTCGACGCCGTGCGTCCCGGCGAGCCTTGCGAAGCGGTCGACTATGCCGCGCGTGTCGTGCTCGAAAAGGCCGGGCTGGGGCCTGACTACAACCTGCCGGGCCTACCGCACCGTACCGGCCACGGCATCGGCCTTTCGATCCACGAACCAGCCTATCTCGTGCGCGGTGACAAGACGCCTCTGGAGCCGGGCATGTGCTTCTCCAACGAGCCGATGATCGTGGTTCCGCAGAAGTTCGGCGTGCGTCTGGAAGATCACATGTTCGTTACCGAGACCGGCGCGCAGTGGTTCACGCAGCCGCAGGTCGCCATCGACCGTCCGTTCGCGTAA